In the genome of Phycisphaerae bacterium, the window ATTACAAAGAAAGAACTCATCGACCGAATCTCAGAAAAAACGCAGGCCAAAAGGGTCTTGGTCAAACGCATAACTCAGGCTCTCCTCGACGAGATAATAGCCGAGTTGTGTAAAAGTAACCGCTTGGAGTTCCGCGACTTCGGCGTCTTCGAGACCAGGATAAGGGCCGCAAGGGTTGCGCAGAATCCCAAGACCCTCGAAAGGGTCAAGGTCCCTTCAAAGAAAACCGTTAAGTTTAAAATGGGCCGATTGATGAGGGAGAATCTTTATGCGCCCGGTTCAAAATCAAC includes:
- a CDS encoding integration host factor subunit beta, whose amino-acid sequence is MATITKKELIDRISEKTQAKRVLVKRITQALLDEIIAELCKSNRLEFRDFGVFETRIRAARVAQNPKTLERVKVPSKKTVKFKMGRLMRENLYAPGSKSTDKK